One genomic window of Quercus robur chromosome 6, dhQueRobu3.1, whole genome shotgun sequence includes the following:
- the LOC126690488 gene encoding F-box protein SKIP23-like isoform X3 yields MGEREVDWSALPMELLPLIGKTVQARIDVVRLRSVCASLRTSIPPLRGISPPLLLPSPFSINSAGGQSFLSQSSIYRLEPLDDNPNLSTCSSKGWLVKVEEYEPGRVRLLNPLSSLRIRFFPDSFPKVINLLDFRVVEVGKAYKLQRSNGMNIAGVDKLLLFPNSAWTSCVEYKLIFGLFHEGKLGYVKYGDKNWTFVDDNNFYCDDITVYKGQSYVVDGLGTVSWIDSSMKLIQFSPPLPLCALGNHKHLVESCGELYVVDRFFDRERRFDHDLRRYRVCSKTVNFEVYKLDQEWGRWVMVKNLGDQFFFWVKTVPSLFQLQNSLDVKGIAFTSLMKMTLVSSTLRIRRLAEL; encoded by the exons ATGGGTGAGAGAGAGGTAGACTGGTCTGCTCTTCCAATGGAACTCTTGCCTTTAATCGGAAAAACCGTCCAAGCTCGCATCGATGTTGTAAGACTTCGCAGCGTCTGTGCTTCATTGAGAACCTCTATCCCTCCACTACGTGGGATATCTCCTCCTTTGCTTCTCCCTTCTCCTTTCTCCATCAACTCAGCTGGAGGCCAATCCTTTCTCTCTCAAAGTTCCATCTACCGTCTTGAGCCACTCGATGATAATCCAAACCTTTCAACATGTTCATCGAAGGGCTGGTTGGTCAAGGTGGAAGAGTATGAACCTGGTCGAGTACGTCTTTTGAATCCACTTTCAAGCCTCCGTATCAGGTTTTTCCCAGACTCTTTTCCAAAAGTGATTAACTTATTGGATTTTCGAGTTGTCGAGGTAGGCAAAGCATATAAACTTCAACGTAGTAATGGCATGAATATTGCTGGTGTGGATAAACTTCTGTTGTTTCCTAACTCTGCGTGGACTAGTTGTGTTGAATATAAATTGATTTTCGGGTTATTTCATGAAGGAAAGTTGGGGTATGTGAAATATGGAGACAAGAATTGGACCTTTGTAGATGATAACAACTTTTACTGTGATGACATTACTGTATACAAGGGACAATCCTATGTTGTTGATGGATTGGGAACAGTTTCATGGATTGATTCATCAATGAAGCTGATACAATTTTCGCCTCCACTTCCCCTTTGTGCTTTGGGAAACCATAAGCATTTGGTGGAGTCATGTGGAGAACTCTATGTTGTTGATAGGTTCTTTGATAGAGAGAGGAGGTTTGACCACGATCTCCGTAGATACCGTGTTTGTTCTAAGACAGTTAATTTTGAAGTTTATAAGCTGGACCAAGAGTGGGGTCGTTGGGTTATGGTCAAGAATTTGGGTgatcaa ttttttttttgggtaaagacaGTTCCTTCTCTGTTTCAGCTACAGAATTCTCTGGATGTAAAGGGAATTGCGTTTACTTCACTGATGAAAATGACATTGGTGTCTTCTACTTTGAGAATCAGAAGATTGGCAGAATTGTAG
- the LOC126690488 gene encoding F-box protein SKIP23-like isoform X1: MGEREVDWSALPMELLPLIGKTVQARIDVVRLRSVCASLRTSIPPLRGISPPLLLPSPFSINSAGGQSFLSQSSIYRLEPLDDNPNLSTCSSKGWLVKVEEYEPGRVRLLNPLSSLRIRFFPDSFPKVINLLDFRVVEVGKAYKLQRSNGMNIAGVDKLLLFPNSAWTSCVEYKLIFGLFHEGKLGYVKYGDKNWTFVDDNNFYCDDITVYKGQSYVVDGLGTVSWIDSSMKLIQFSPPLPLCALGNHKHLVESCGELYVVDRFFDRERRFDHDLRRYRVCSKTVNFEVYKLDQEWGRWVMVKNLGDQVFFLGKDSSFSVSATEFSGCKGNCVYFTDENDIGVFYFENQKIGRIVDFQDRCHLIWPPPSWLSSKSSSKC; encoded by the exons ATGGGTGAGAGAGAGGTAGACTGGTCTGCTCTTCCAATGGAACTCTTGCCTTTAATCGGAAAAACCGTCCAAGCTCGCATCGATGTTGTAAGACTTCGCAGCGTCTGTGCTTCATTGAGAACCTCTATCCCTCCACTACGTGGGATATCTCCTCCTTTGCTTCTCCCTTCTCCTTTCTCCATCAACTCAGCTGGAGGCCAATCCTTTCTCTCTCAAAGTTCCATCTACCGTCTTGAGCCACTCGATGATAATCCAAACCTTTCAACATGTTCATCGAAGGGCTGGTTGGTCAAGGTGGAAGAGTATGAACCTGGTCGAGTACGTCTTTTGAATCCACTTTCAAGCCTCCGTATCAGGTTTTTCCCAGACTCTTTTCCAAAAGTGATTAACTTATTGGATTTTCGAGTTGTCGAGGTAGGCAAAGCATATAAACTTCAACGTAGTAATGGCATGAATATTGCTGGTGTGGATAAACTTCTGTTGTTTCCTAACTCTGCGTGGACTAGTTGTGTTGAATATAAATTGATTTTCGGGTTATTTCATGAAGGAAAGTTGGGGTATGTGAAATATGGAGACAAGAATTGGACCTTTGTAGATGATAACAACTTTTACTGTGATGACATTACTGTATACAAGGGACAATCCTATGTTGTTGATGGATTGGGAACAGTTTCATGGATTGATTCATCAATGAAGCTGATACAATTTTCGCCTCCACTTCCCCTTTGTGCTTTGGGAAACCATAAGCATTTGGTGGAGTCATGTGGAGAACTCTATGTTGTTGATAGGTTCTTTGATAGAGAGAGGAGGTTTGACCACGATCTCCGTAGATACCGTGTTTGTTCTAAGACAGTTAATTTTGAAGTTTATAAGCTGGACCAAGAGTGGGGTCGTTGG GTTATGGTCAAGAATTTGGgtgatcaagttttttttttgggtaaagacaGTTCCTTCTCTGTTTCAGCTACAGAATTCTCTGGATGTAAAGGGAATTGCGTTTACTTCACTGATGAAAATGACATTGGTGTCTTCTACTTTGAGAATCAGAAGATTGGCAGAATTGTAGATTTCCAAGACCGGTGTCATCTAATTTGGCCTCCCCCATCTTGGCTCAGCTCAAAATCTTCATCTAAATGTTGA
- the LOC126690488 gene encoding putative F-box protein At1g65770 isoform X2 produces the protein MGEREVDWSALPMELLPLIGKTVQARIDVVRLRSVCASLRTSIPPLRGISPPLLLPSPFSINSAGGQSFLSQSSIYRLEPLDDNPNLSTCSSKGWLVKVEEYEPGRVRLLNPLSSLRIRFFPDSFPKVINLLDFRVVEVGKAYKLQKSSGMNIAGVNKLVLFPNSAWTSCVEDKLIFGLFHEGKLGYVKYGDENWTFVDDHNFFYDDITVYKGQPYVVDRLGIVSWIDSSMKLIQFSPPLCGLGNQKHLVESCGELYVVDRSFDRERRFDQDLRRYRLCPKTVNIEVYKLDQEWGCKVMVKNLGDQVFFLGKDSSFSVSATEFSGCKGNCVYFTDENDIGVFYFENQKIGRIVDFQDRCHLIWPPPSWLSSKSSSKC, from the exons ATGGGTGAGAGAGAGGTAGACTGGTCTGCTCTTCCAATGGAACTCTTGCCTTTAATCGGAAAAACCGTCCAAGCTCGCATCGATGTTGTAAGACTTCGCAGCGTCTGTGCTTCATTGAGAACCTCTATCCCTCCACTACGTGGGATATCTCCTCCTTTGCTTCTCCCTTCTCCTTTCTCCATCAACTCAGCTGGAGGCCAATCCTTTCTCTCTCAAAGTTCCATCTACCGTCTTGAGCCACTCGATGATAATCCAAACCTTTCAACATGTTCATCGAAGGGCTGGTTGGTCAAGGTGGAAGAGTATGAACCTGGTCGAGTACGTCTTTTGAATCCACTTTCAAGCCTCCGTATCAGGTTTTTCCCAGACTCTTTTCCAAAAGTGATTAACTTATTGGATTTTCGAGTTGTCGAG GTAGGCAAAGCATATAAACTTCAAAAGAGTAGTGGCATGAATATTGCTGGTGTGAATAAACTTGTGTTGTTTCCTAACTCTGCGTGGACTAGTTGTGTTGAAGACAAATTGATTTTCGGGTTATTTCATGAAGGAAAGTTGGGGTATGTGAAATATGGAGACGAGAATTGGACCTTTGTAGATGATCACAACTTTTTCTATGATGACATTACTGTATACAAGGGACAACCCTATGTTGTTGATAGATTGGGAATAGTTTCATGGATTGATTCATCGATGAAGCTGATACAATTTTCGCCTCCACTCTGTGGTTTGGGAAACCAGAAGCATTTGGTGGAGTCATGTGGAGAGCTCTACGTTGTTGATAGGTCCTTTGATAGAGAGAGGAGGTTTGACCAAGATCTCCGTAGATACCGTCTTTGTCCTAAGACGGTTAATATCGAAGTTTATAAGCTGGACCAAGAGTGGGGTTGTAAGGTTATGGTCAAGAATTTGGgtgatcaagttttttttttgggtaaagacaGTTCCTTCTCTGTTTCAGCTACAGAATTCTCTGGATGTAAAGGGAATTGCGTTTACTTCACTGATGAAAATGACATTGGTGTCTTCTACTTTGAGAATCAGAAGATTGGCAGAATTGTAGATTTCCAAGACCGGTGTCATCTAATTTGGCCTCCCCCATCTTGGCTCAGCTCAAAATCTTCATCTAAATGTTGA
- the LOC126690493 gene encoding UPF0548 protein At2g17695-like — MVFLCWARPSPQEQKACINKSGAFNYEAKFRGATAKPLSCLQEDKELSKDGFLLNHARVLVGSGLETFEKGKSALQTWRHFGLDWAFVDSKTPIQNGVKFCVCLKEFLPWMMMPLQVVYVNDKRKANKAMMSFGFGSGTLQGHLLAGEERFSIELDENNQVWYEILSFSKPAHFLSFIGYPYVMLRQKYFAHQSTHAVLKHMTASQS; from the exons ATGGTTTTCTTGTGCTGGGCTCGTCCATCTCCTCAAGAACAGAAGGCCTGCATCAACAA GTCAGGTGCATTCAACTATGAGGCTAAATTCAGAGGAGCTACTGCTAAACCCCTGTCTTGCCTCCAAGAAGATAAAGAGCTCTCAAAAGATGGTTTCTTACTGAACCATGCGCGTGTGTTAGTTGGCTCCGGTCTTGAGACTTTTGAAAAGGGTAAAAGCGCTCTACAAACTTGGAG GCAttttggattggattgggcATTTGTTGATTCTAAAACTCCAATTCAGAATGGAGTCAAGTTCTGTGTTTGTCTCAAGGAGTTTCTCCCATGGATGATGATGCCACTTCAGGTTGTGTATGTAAATGACAAGAGAAAGGCTAACAAGGCCATGAtgtcatttggttttggaaGCGGTACCCTTCAAGGTCACCTACTG GCTGGGGAAGAACGTTTTTCCATTGAGTTAGACGAGAACAACCAAGTGTGGTATGAAATACTTTCCTTCTCAAAACCTGCCCACTTTTTGTCATTTATTGGGTATCCATATGTAATGCTAAGGCAAAAGTATTTTGCTCATCAATCTACCCATGCAGTTCTGAAACATATGACTGCTTCACAATCCTAA
- the LOC126690485 gene encoding putative F-box protein At1g65770 isoform X2: MGERRVDWSALPIELLRSIAEASQDRSDVVRFRSVCASWRSSIPPVRKFLPFVLPLPYPPGSSRRTFVSHRTFYRFKLLDDVNPNPSTCSSKSCLVKVEEVGLGLKYLLDPLSNLSLGIPFPKRSNLLDYQVVEVSKEYKLQSIIGRMPIVGVDKLVLFPDSAWNSSVKDYVIFALSNEGKLAYVKYGKRNWTLVDDLCRYDDIIAYKGKPYVVDKWGIVSWIDSSMKLIEFSPPIPDFGNQKHLVESRGELYVVDRFFDTERRLHHLPKTFTFDVYKLDQECGRWVTVENLGDRVFILGKDSSFSVSASEFSGWKGNCIYLTYEDDKGVFDLETGEIVDFQDWSHPFRLPPSWLNSNPRLNVGLRRIMCMVQWED; encoded by the exons ATGGGTGAGAGACGTGTCGACTGGTCTGCTCTTCCAATTGAACTCTTGCGTTCAATCGCAGAAGCCAGCCAAGATCGCAGCGATGTTGTAAGATTTCGCAGCGTCTGTGCTTCATGGCGATCCTCTATCCCTCCAGTACGTAAATTTCTTCCTTTTGTTCTCCCTCTTCCTTACCCCCCCGGATCTTCTCGCAGAACCTTTGTCTCTCACAGAACCTTCTATCGTTTCAAGCTACTAGATGATGTTAATCCAAACCCTTCAACATGTTCATCAAAGAGCTGTTTGGTCAAGGTGGAAGAGGTTGGACTTGGTTTAAAATATCTTTTAGATCCACTTTCAAATCTCTCTTTGGGGATTCCTTTTCCAAAAAGGAGTAACTTATTGGATTATCAAGTTGTCGAGGTAAGCAAAGAATATAAACTTCAATCTATTATTGGTCGCATGCCTATTGTTGGTGTGGATAAACTAGTGTTGTTTCCTGACTCTGCATGGAATAGTTCTGTTAAAGACTATGTGATTTTCGCTTTATCTAATGAAGGAAAGTTGGCGTATGTGAAATATGGAAAAAGAAATTGGACCCTTGTAGATGATCTCTGTCGCTATGATGACATTATTGCATACAAGGGAAAACCCTATGTTGTTGATAAGTGGGGAATAGTTTCATGGATTGATTCATCAATGAAGCTGATAGAATTTTCGCCTCCAATTCCGGATTTTGGAAACCAGAAGCATTTGGTGGAGTCACGTGGAGAGCTCTACGTTGTTGATAGGTTCTTTGATACAGAGAGGAGGCTTCACCATCTCCCTAAGACATTTACTTTCGATGTTTATAAGCTGGACCAAGAGTGCGGTCGTTGGGTTACGGTCGAGAATTTGGGTGATCgagtttttattttgggtaaagACAGTTCCTTCTCTGTTTCAGCTTCAGAATTCTCTGGATGGAAAGGGAATTGCATTTACTTAACTTATGAAGATGACAAAGGTGTCTTCGATCTGGAGACTGGTGAGATTGTAGATTTCCAAGACTGGAGTCATCCATTTCGGCTTCCCCCATCTTGGCTCAACTCAAATCCTCGTCTAAATGTTGGGTTAAG GAGGATCATGTGTATGGTACAATGGGaggattaa
- the LOC126690485 gene encoding putative F-box protein At1g65770 isoform X1 → MGERRVDWSALPIELLRSIAEASQDRSDVVRFRSVCASWRSSIPPVRKFLPFVLPLPYPPGSSRRTFVSHRTFYRFKLLDDVNPNPSTCSSKSCLVKVEEVGLGLKYLLDPLSNLSLGIPFPKRSNLLDYQVVEVSKEYKLQSIIGRMPIVGVDKLVLFPDSAWNSSVKDYVIFALSNEGKLAYVKYGKRNWTLVDDLCRYDDIIAYKGKPYVVDKWGIVSWIDSSMKLIEFSPPIPDFGNQKHLVESRGELYVVDRFFDTERRLHHLPKTFTFDVYKLDQECGRWVTVENLGDRVFILGKDSSFSVSASEFSGWKGNCIYLTYEDDKGVFDLETGEIVDFQDWSHPFRLPPSWLNSNPRLNVGLRPSVLEEMDEPSTRKPSLSNISINIR, encoded by the exons ATGGGTGAGAGACGTGTCGACTGGTCTGCTCTTCCAATTGAACTCTTGCGTTCAATCGCAGAAGCCAGCCAAGATCGCAGCGATGTTGTAAGATTTCGCAGCGTCTGTGCTTCATGGCGATCCTCTATCCCTCCAGTACGTAAATTTCTTCCTTTTGTTCTCCCTCTTCCTTACCCCCCCGGATCTTCTCGCAGAACCTTTGTCTCTCACAGAACCTTCTATCGTTTCAAGCTACTAGATGATGTTAATCCAAACCCTTCAACATGTTCATCAAAGAGCTGTTTGGTCAAGGTGGAAGAGGTTGGACTTGGTTTAAAATATCTTTTAGATCCACTTTCAAATCTCTCTTTGGGGATTCCTTTTCCAAAAAGGAGTAACTTATTGGATTATCAAGTTGTCGAGGTAAGCAAAGAATATAAACTTCAATCTATTATTGGTCGCATGCCTATTGTTGGTGTGGATAAACTAGTGTTGTTTCCTGACTCTGCATGGAATAGTTCTGTTAAAGACTATGTGATTTTCGCTTTATCTAATGAAGGAAAGTTGGCGTATGTGAAATATGGAAAAAGAAATTGGACCCTTGTAGATGATCTCTGTCGCTATGATGACATTATTGCATACAAGGGAAAACCCTATGTTGTTGATAAGTGGGGAATAGTTTCATGGATTGATTCATCAATGAAGCTGATAGAATTTTCGCCTCCAATTCCGGATTTTGGAAACCAGAAGCATTTGGTGGAGTCACGTGGAGAGCTCTACGTTGTTGATAGGTTCTTTGATACAGAGAGGAGGCTTCACCATCTCCCTAAGACATTTACTTTCGATGTTTATAAGCTGGACCAAGAGTGCGGTCGTTGGGTTACGGTCGAGAATTTGGGTGATCgagtttttattttgggtaaagACAGTTCCTTCTCTGTTTCAGCTTCAGAATTCTCTGGATGGAAAGGGAATTGCATTTACTTAACTTATGAAGATGACAAAGGTGTCTTCGATCTGGAGACTGGTGAGATTGTAGATTTCCAAGACTGGAGTCATCCATTTCGGCTTCCCCCATCTTGGCTCAACTCAAATCCTCGTCTAAATGTTGGGTTAAG GCCTTCTGTTCTTGAGGAGATGGACGAGCCGAGCACAAGAAAACCATCTCTGTCAAATATATCGATAAACATCAGATGA
- the LOC126690485 gene encoding putative F-box protein At1g65770 isoform X3 — protein MGERRVDWSALPIELLRSIAEASQDRSDVVRFRSVCASWRSSIPPVRKFLPFVLPLPYPPGSSRRTFVSHRTFYRFKLLDDVNPNPSTCSSKSCLVKVEEVGLGLKYLLDPLSNLSLGIPFPKRSNLLDYQVVEVSKEYKLQSIIGRMPIVGVDKLVLFPDSAWNSSVKDYVIFALSNEGKLAYVKYGKRNWTLVDDLCRYDDIIAYKGKPYVVDKWGIVSWIDSSMKLIEFSPPIPDFGNQKHLVESRGELYVVDRFFDTERRLHHLPKTFTFDVYKLDQECGRWVTVENLGDRVFILGKDSSFSVSASEFSGWKGNCIYLTYEDDKGVFDLETGEIVDFQDWSHPFRLPPSWLNSNPRLNVGLR, from the exons ATGGGTGAGAGACGTGTCGACTGGTCTGCTCTTCCAATTGAACTCTTGCGTTCAATCGCAGAAGCCAGCCAAGATCGCAGCGATGTTGTAAGATTTCGCAGCGTCTGTGCTTCATGGCGATCCTCTATCCCTCCAGTACGTAAATTTCTTCCTTTTGTTCTCCCTCTTCCTTACCCCCCCGGATCTTCTCGCAGAACCTTTGTCTCTCACAGAACCTTCTATCGTTTCAAGCTACTAGATGATGTTAATCCAAACCCTTCAACATGTTCATCAAAGAGCTGTTTGGTCAAGGTGGAAGAGGTTGGACTTGGTTTAAAATATCTTTTAGATCCACTTTCAAATCTCTCTTTGGGGATTCCTTTTCCAAAAAGGAGTAACTTATTGGATTATCAAGTTGTCGAGGTAAGCAAAGAATATAAACTTCAATCTATTATTGGTCGCATGCCTATTGTTGGTGTGGATAAACTAGTGTTGTTTCCTGACTCTGCATGGAATAGTTCTGTTAAAGACTATGTGATTTTCGCTTTATCTAATGAAGGAAAGTTGGCGTATGTGAAATATGGAAAAAGAAATTGGACCCTTGTAGATGATCTCTGTCGCTATGATGACATTATTGCATACAAGGGAAAACCCTATGTTGTTGATAAGTGGGGAATAGTTTCATGGATTGATTCATCAATGAAGCTGATAGAATTTTCGCCTCCAATTCCGGATTTTGGAAACCAGAAGCATTTGGTGGAGTCACGTGGAGAGCTCTACGTTGTTGATAGGTTCTTTGATACAGAGAGGAGGCTTCACCATCTCCCTAAGACATTTACTTTCGATGTTTATAAGCTGGACCAAGAGTGCGGTCGTTGGGTTACGGTCGAGAATTTGGGTGATCgagtttttattttgggtaaagACAGTTCCTTCTCTGTTTCAGCTTCAGAATTCTCTGGATGGAAAGGGAATTGCATTTACTTAACTTATGAAGATGACAAAGGTGTCTTCGATCTGGAGACTGGTGAGATTGTAGATTTCCAAGACTGGAGTCATCCATTTCGGCTTCCCCCATCTTGGCTCAACTCAAATCCTCGTCTAAATGTTGGGTTAAG GTAA
- the LOC126690490 gene encoding putative F-box protein At1g65770 — protein MDEREVDWSALPVELLLLIGKSIQSRIGVVRFRSVCASLRSSIPPPCEILPPFPLPLPFTGSAGRAFVSHRTFYRFKLPDDVNPNPSTCSSKSWLIKVEEFEFGRKCLLNPLPNLYFGFPFPKGINLLDYQVVEVSKEYELQSISGMPIVGVDKLVLFPDSAWNSSVKDTVIYALFHEGKLGYMKYGDQNWTLVDDLCHYDDIIVYNGKPYVVDNWGLVSWIDSSMKLIEFSPLLPNFGNQKHLVESRGELYVVDRFFDTQRRLHHLPKTFTFDVYKLDQECGRWVTVENLGDRVFILGKDSSFSVSATEFSGCKGNCIYFTYKDDNGVFDQKTCKIVDFQDWSHLFRLPPSWLNSKSSSKC, from the coding sequence ATGGATGAGAGAGAGGTCGACTGGTCTGCTCTTCCAGTTGAACTCTTGCTTTTAATCGGAAAATCCATCCAATCTCGCATCGGTGTTGTAAGATTTCGCAGCGTCTGTGCTTCATTGCGATCCTCTATCCCTCCACCATGTGAGATATTGCCTCcttttcctcttcctcttcctttcaCCGGATCTGCTGGCAGAGCCTTTGTCTCTCACAGAACCTTCTATCGTTTCAAGCTACCAGATGATGTTAATCCAAACCCTTCAACATGTTCATCAAAGAGCTGGTTGATCAAGGTGGAAGAGTTTGAATTTGGTCGAAAATGTCTTTTAAATCCACTTCCAAATCTCTATTTCGGGTTTCCTTTTCCAAAAGGGATTAACTTATTGGATTATCAAGTTGTCGAGGTAAGCAAAGAATATGAACTTCAATCTATTAGTGGCATGCCTATTGTTGGTGTGGATAAACTAGTATTGTTTCCTGACTCTGCATGGAATAGTTCTGTTAAAGACACTGTGATTTACGCTTTATTTCATGAAGGAAAGTTGGGGTATATGAAATATGGAGATCAAAATTGGACCCTTGTAGATGATCTCTGTCACTATGATGACATTATTGTATACAATGGAAAACCCTATGTTGTTGATAATTGGGGATTAGTTTCATGGATTGATTCATCAATGAAGCTGATAGAATTTTCGCCTCTACTTCCGAATTTTGGAAACCAGAAGCATTTGGTGGAGTCACGTGGAGAGCTCTACGTTGTTGATAGGTTCTTTGATACACAGAGGAGGCTTCACCATCTCCCTAAGACATTTACTTTCGATGTTTATAAGCTGGACCAAGAGTGCGGTCGTTGGGTTACGGTCGAGAATTTGGGTGATCgagtttttattttgggtaaagACAGTTCCTTCTCTGTTTCAGCTACAGAATTCTCTGGATGTAAAGGGAATTGCATTTACTTCACTTATAAAGATGACAATGGTGTCTTCGATCAGAAGACTTGCAAGATTGTAGATTTCCAAGACTGGAGTCATCTATTTCGGCTTCCCCCATCTTGGCTCAACTCAAAATCTTCATCTAAATGTTGA